One genomic segment of Ricinus communis isolate WT05 ecotype wild-type chromosome 5, ASM1957865v1, whole genome shotgun sequence includes these proteins:
- the LOC8276945 gene encoding scarecrow-like protein 3, whose amino-acid sequence MSSITPLLKPDVTLSLALSSASPSPYETQERGIRLIQLLLKCANDASSGNLHRADACLSEISELSSVSGDSMQRLAARFASALAIRLVKRWPGLYKALNHEAQQPQVNLDRVRPLFARALPYLSFAYAIIARTLLQAMTHEHTIHIVDLGSGDSKLWVPLLRSLAHSPNGSPHLKFTCLNTDKAILDKLGQRLVKEAEASDMAFQFHPLNISLRDLTADMLQVASGEALAFISILNLHLLLAEDDRVDAHFGGNRSTCIKDCKQMSDFLAMVRSMSPRLLFLVEQEADHNLNRLPDRFIEGLHYYSAVFDSIDATLVGNLGSEDRMVLEEMFGREIENIVACEGLERYERHERCGKWGMRLARAGFKPVQMWCNFEQEAKQMVEAFAKGYKTVSERWSLMICWHERPIYAVTAWTC is encoded by the coding sequence ATGAGTTCCATAACACCATTGTTAAAGCCAGACGTGACCTTGTCCCTTGCATTATCTTCAGCCTCTCCTTCTCCTTATGAAACCCAAGAAAGAGGTATACGTCTCATTCAACTCCTCCTTAAATGTGCTAACGATGCATCCTCCGGTAACCTCCACCGAGCTGACGCGTGCCTTTCCGAGATATCCGAGCTCTCATCGGTGTCCGGTGACTCCATGCAACGACTGGCAGCCCGGTTTGCCTCCGCCCTTGCCATCCGCCTTGTCAAGCGCTGGCCTGGTCTATACAAGGCCTTAAACCATGAGGCGCAACAACCCCAAGTGAACCTAGACCGGGTTAGGCCTCTTTTCGCACGAGCGCTCCCTTACCTCAGTTTCGCATATGCCATTATAGCTCGAACTTTGCTCCAAGCCATGACCCATGAACATACAATTCACATCGTAGATTTGGGTTCTGGTGACTCAAAATTGTGGGTTCCTCTGCTTCGCAGCTTAGCTCACTCGCCAAATGGGTCTCCACATTTGAAGTTCACCTGTCTAAATACAGATAAAGCTATTCTAGACAAGCTAGGTCAGAGGCTGGTAAAAGAAGCTGAAGCCTCAGACATGGCATTCCAATTTCATCCTCTCAATATTAGCTTAAGAGACCTAACTGCGGACATGCTTCAGGTCGCATCAGGAGAAGCACTGGCTTTCATATCAATATTAAATCTTCATCTCTTATTAGCTGAAGATGATCGGGTGGATGCACATTTCGGAGGCAACAGGTCTACCTGTATCAAAGATTGCAAGCAAATGAGTGATTTTCTAGCAATGGTCCGTTCCATGTCTCctagattattatttttagtagaGCAAGAAGCAGACCATAATTTAAATCGTTTGCCTGATAGGTTCATCGAGGGATTACATTATTATAGTGCTGTTTTCGATTCAATTGATGCAACATTAGTAGGGAATTTGGGAAGTGAAGATAGGATGGTTTTAGAGGAAATGTTTGGGAgggaaattgaaaatattgtAGCCTGTGAAGGGTTGGAGAGATACGAGAGACATGAGAGGTGTGGTAAATGGGGGATGAGGTTAGCACGAGCCGGGTTTAAGCCAGTCCAGATGTGGTGTAATTTTGAGCAGGAAGCCAAACAAATGGTCGAGGCCTTTGCTAAGGGTTACAAGACTGTTAGTGAGAGATGGAGTTTGATGATTTGTTGGCATGAACGTCCCATTTATGCTGTCACTGCATGGACTTGCTAG
- the LOC8277305 gene encoding probable tRNA (guanine(26)-N(2))-dimethyltransferase 2 — translation MDLDDYTIIKEGEAEILMHKKNSVFFNKAQVHNRDLSIAVLRTFISKRKEEHEARLSKKTKSAQKSSEKDTCGSAAEEAADGSAMDDEKSNGECEAKLSEKYGSKSAIEETSKGLAMDSEKVNGESEVPDETFQDEPCSISEEPGKATERKIRGELGPPRVLEALSASGLRALRYAREVEEIGQVIALDNDPASVEACRKNIKFNGSVAISKVESHLTDARAYMLTHPKEFDMVDLDPYGSPSIFLDSAVQSVVDGGMLMCTATDMAVLCGGNGEVCYSKYGSYPLRGKYCHEMALRILLACIESHANRYKRYIIPVLSVRMDFYVRVFVRVYTSASAMKNTPLKLSYVYQCIGCDSFHLQPIGRTISKNNSVRYLPGFGPAVPQDCVDCGKKFNMGGPIWSAPIHDQEWVTSILESIKSMKDRYPAYDHISAILTTISEELPDVPLFLSLHNLCATLKCTSPSAVIFRSAVINAGYRISGTHVNPLGLKSDAPMGVIWDIMRCWVKNHPVKPQAPDQPGSVILAKTPVLQANFARAVASLSKAQAKKVARFLPNPERHWGPKVRAGRQITSKHISLLGPEAINGHLNHENNEEPEAKRQKKEECSA, via the exons ATGGATCTAGATGACTATACCATTATCAAGGAAGGAGAAGCCGAGATTCTTATGCATAAAAAGAACAGTGTCTTTTTCAACAAAGCCCAG GTTCACAACAGAGACCTATCCATTGCAGTCCTCAGGACATTTATATCTAAACGCAAAGAAGAGCACGAAGCAAGGTTGtccaaaaaaacaaaatctgCTCAAAAGTCATCTGAGAAAGATACTTGTGGATCTGCTGCTGAAGAAGCAGCTGATGGGTCTGCTATGGATGATGAAAAATCAAATGGAGAATGTGAAGCAAAGTTATCTGAAAAATATGGTTCGAAATCTGCTATTGAAGAAACATCTAAAGGGCTTGCTATGGATAGTGAAAAAGTAAATGGAGAGAGTGAAGTGCCAGATGAGACATTTCAGGATGAACCTTGTAGCATATCGGAAGAACCAGGGAAGGCCACAGAGCGAAAGATTCGAGGAGAGCTGGGGCCCCCAAGAGTTCTTGAG GCATTGTCGGCTTCTGGTTTAAGAGCTCTAAGATATGCTCGTGAGGTTGAAGAAATTGGCCAAGTTATAGCATTGGATAATGATCCAG CATCGGTGGAAGCTTgcagaaaaaatataaagttcaATGGTTCAGTGGCAATTTCAAAGGTGGAATCCCATCTTACTGATGCTCGTGCATATATGCTCACCCACCCAAAAGAATTTGATATG GTTGATCTTGATCCTTATGGATCACCTTCGATATTCTTGGACTCTGCAGTTCAATCTGTTGTTGATGGTGGTATGTTAATGTGTACAGCAACAGATATGGCAGTGCTCTGTGGAGGTAATGGTGAGGTTTGCTATTCCAA GTATGGATCTTATCCTCTGAGAGGGAAATACTGCCATGAAATGGCTTTGAGGATTCTTCTTGCCTGCATTGAG AGCCATGCAAATCGCTACAAGCGCTACATTATTCCTGTGCTATCTGTCCGAATGGACTTCTATGTTCGAGTTTTTGTTCGCGTATACAC TTCTGCAAGTGCAATGAAAAACACTCCTCTTAAGCTCTCATATGTTTATCAATGCATTGGTTGTGATTCTTTTCACCTTCAGCCTATTGGAAGGACCATCTCCAAG aacAATAGTGTAAGATATCTTCCTGGGTTTGGTCCAGCTGTTCCTCAAGATTGTGTCGACTGTGGAAAGAAATTTAACATGGGCGGACCTATATGGTCTGCTCCTATACATGATCAAGAATGGGTCACTTCCATACTTGAATCTATAAAATCTATGAAGGACCGCTATCCTGCTTACGATCACATCTCTGCTATACTGACAACAATATCTGAG GAATTGCCTGATGTTCCACTCTTTTTGAGTCTACACAACCTGTGCGCAACACTGAAATGTACTTCCCCATCTGCAGTTATCTTTCGTTCTGCTGTAATCAATGCAGGATATCGCATTTCTGGGACGCATGTGAATCCGCTGGGGCTAAAATCAGATGCTCCAATGGGTGTCATCTGGGATATCATGAGATGCTGG GTAAAAAATCATCCTGTGAAACCTCAAGCACCTGATCAACCTGGAAGTGTGATTCTTGCCAAAACACCAGTTCTTCAA GCAAATTTTGCTCGAGCTGTTGCATCTCTTAGCAAGGCGCAGGCGAAGAAGGTAGCTCGCTTCTTGCCAAATCCTGAAAGGCATTGGGGACCAAAAGTTAGAGCAGGTCGTCAAATTACCAGCAAACATATCTCTCTTTTGGGTCCAGAGGCAATCAATGGACATCTAAATCATGAAAACAATGAAGAGCCCGAAGCCAAGCGTCAGAAGAAAGAGGAGTGTTCTGCATGA
- the LOC8276943 gene encoding UDP-arabinopyranose mutase 1 produces MVEPAGDTSGATKVVPLLKDELDIVIPTIRNLDFLEMWRPFFEPYHLIIVQDGDPSKIISVPDGFDYELYNRNDINRILGPKASCISFKDSACRCFGYMVSKKKYIFTIDDDCFVAKDPSDKPINALEQHIKNLLCPSTPFFFNTLYDPYREGADFVRGYPFSLREGVPTAVSHGLWLNIPDYDAPTQLVKPRERNTRYVDAVLTIPKGTLFPMCGMNLAFDRDLIGPAMYFGLMGDGQPIGRYDDMWAGWCVKVICDHLGLGVKTGLPYIYHSKASNPFVNLKKEYKGIFWQEEIIPFFQAATLPKDCTTVQKCYIELAKQVKDKLSKVDPYFDKLADAMVTWIEAWDELNPSGAYTIVPNGKA; encoded by the exons ATGGTAGAACCAGCAGGAGATACTTCAGGAGCAACAAAGGTAGTACCTTTGTTGAAAGATGAGCTTGATATAGTTATACCAACTATAAGGAATCTTGATTTCTTGGAGATGTGGAGGCCTTTCTTTGAGCCTTACCATCTTATTATTGTTCAGGATGGTGACCCTTCGAAAATTATTTCTGTTCCTGATGGTTTTGATTATGAACTCTATAATAGGAACGATATTAACAGGATTCTTGGTCCTAAGGCTTcttgtatatctttcaaagaCTCTGCTTGTCGTTGCTTTGGTTATATGGTTTCTAAGAAGAAGTATATCTTCACTATTGATGATGATTGCTTT GTTGCTAAGGATCCATCTGACAAGCCGATTAATGCACTCGAGCAGCACATCAAGAACCTTCTCTGCCCATCCActccctttttctttaataccCTTTATGATCCTTACAGAGAGGGTGCGGATTTTGTGCGTGGATACCCTTTCAGCCTTCGCGAGGGTGTTCCTACTGCTGTTTCTCACGGCCTCTGGCTCAACATCCCTGATTACGATGCACCTACTCAGCTTGTCAAGCCTCGGGAGAGGAACACTAG ATATGTGGATGCTGTTTTGACAATCCCGAAAGGTACTTTATTCCCTATGTGCGGTATGAATTTGGCATTCGACCGTGACTTGATTGGCCCTGCAATGTACTTTGGCCTCATGGGTGATGGCCAGCCAATTGGTCGCTATGACGATATGTGGGCTGGCTGGTGCGTCAAG GTTATCTGTGACCATTTGGGATTAGGAGTGAAGACTGGTCTGCCCTATATCTACCACAGCAAGGCAAGCAATCCATTCGTGAACCTGAAAAAGGAGTACAAGGGCATCTTTTGGCAGGAGGAGATCATTCCATTCTTCCAAGCTGCAACTCTTCCAAAGGACTGCACCACTGTGCAAAAGTGCTACATTGAATTGGCCAAGCAGGTTAAGGACAAGCTGAGCAAGGTTGACCCTTACTTTGATAAGCTTGCTGATGCTATGGTCACTTGGATTGAGGCCTGGGATGAGCTTAACCCATCTGGAGCTTATACTATTGTCCCTAATGGCAAAGcctaa